Proteins co-encoded in one Rhopalosiphum maidis isolate BTI-1 chromosome 2, ASM367621v3, whole genome shotgun sequence genomic window:
- the LOC113553226 gene encoding probable small nuclear ribonucleoprotein E, whose product MYKVPQKVQKVMVQPINLIFRHLQNRAKVQVWLQEKIHLRIEGHIVGFDEYMNLVLDEACEVNTKVDSRKPVGRILLKGENITLIQNMTPSIG is encoded by the exons atgtataaagttcCTCAAAAAGTACAGAAGGTTATGGTACAGCCCATTAACCTTATCTTCCGACACTTGCAAAATCGTGCTAAAGTACAA GTGTGGCTTCaggaaaaaatacatttaaggaTTGAAGGACATATCGTGGGTTTTGATGAATACATGAATCTGGTCTTGGATGAAGCTTGTGAAGTTAATACTAAAGTTGACTCGCGCAAACCTGTTGGCCGCATATTATTGAAAGGAgaaaacattacattaatacaaaatatgactCCATCTATTGGATAA